A portion of the Pseudomonadota bacterium genome contains these proteins:
- the treS gene encoding maltose alpha-D-glucosyltransferase, whose product MSRRRPRQEPESEPQWYRDAVIYELHVRAFCDSNADGIGDFQGLISKLDYLRDLGVTAIWLLPFYPSPLRDDGYDIADYTSVNPAHGTLSDFKRFLREAHARGLRVITELVINHTSSEHPWFQRAREAPPGSRERNFYVWSDTAERYSDTRIIFKDFETSNWTWDPVAKAYYWHRFYSHQPDLNFDSPQVHRSLLKIVDFWMDMGVDGMRLDAVPYLYEREGTNCENLAETHAFLKELRRHIDGKYKDRMLLAEANQWPEDSAAYFGNGDECHMNFHFPLMPRMFMALHLEDRFPLVDILDQTPAIPENCQWAIFLRNHDELTLEMVTDEDRDYMWRVYAEDRQARINLGIRRRLAPLLRARRKIELLNGLLFSLPGTPVVYYGDEIGMGDNIYMGDRDGVRTPMQWSPDRNAGFSRANPQRLYLPVIIDSEYHYEAVNVETALGNPSSLLWWMKRMITLRTRHAAFGRGAFKLLRPNNNKVFAFVRSYEQERILVVANLARFCQHVELDLADYAGSVPEELFGRTPFPAISEGPYSLSLSPHAFFWFQLTEPSAPATGGGDVPELRDVGELKVLLERPGRGRLEGLLTQHVTRQRWFRSKARRIRNVQVVDEAAVGRASLLVLLQVDFYQGSSEIYLLPLGICSGAEAAGVLKAHPAAVLAKAGKDEDLSNEAASIVCEASLIEDFARQLLAVMASRRGLKTGKGRLVGWVQQGTETAREAARSTPRSMGVEQTNTSIAFGEVAILKLQRLIEPGVNADVEVVRFLNESTTFRQAPEVLGTLQYETQKKEPALVGALQRFIPNRGDAWTFTLEVIQRYYEQALAQPVDVKAEFPEGGLVKRALETPPKVMEETLGPYVPLVRLLAERTAELHVALGSRRRDPSFGPEAFSELYQRSMYQSARSRLAASMDSLRSNVNSLSDADRDRANGLLSRSDAIDHKLRAIAAGRIAAQRIRCHGDYHLGQVLYTGKDFVIIDFEGEPARSITERRFKRSALRDVAGMIRSFHYAAETALRECQETETEMQRLGAWSRAWAEWVSALFLGTYLDRAKASPGVPAREEDTGRLLEFYLLEKCIYELGYELNHRPDWVCIPLSGLEQLLAQGAVQG is encoded by the coding sequence ATGAGCCGTCGCCGCCCGCGTCAGGAGCCAGAGAGCGAACCCCAGTGGTACAGGGATGCCGTCATCTACGAACTCCACGTCCGCGCATTTTGCGATTCCAATGCAGACGGCATAGGAGATTTCCAGGGCCTTATCAGCAAGCTCGACTATCTCCGGGATCTGGGTGTCACCGCCATTTGGCTGCTTCCCTTCTACCCGTCGCCGCTGCGCGACGATGGCTACGACATTGCGGATTATACGAGCGTGAACCCGGCGCATGGCACGCTTTCGGACTTCAAGCGTTTTCTACGGGAGGCGCATGCGCGCGGCCTGCGCGTGATCACGGAGCTCGTTATCAACCACACTTCGAGCGAGCATCCGTGGTTCCAGCGCGCGCGTGAAGCCCCGCCTGGCAGCCGGGAGCGCAACTTCTATGTGTGGAGTGATACGGCGGAGCGCTATTCCGACACCCGGATTATCTTCAAGGACTTCGAGACGTCGAATTGGACTTGGGATCCGGTGGCAAAAGCCTACTATTGGCACCGCTTCTATTCTCACCAGCCGGATCTGAACTTTGATAGCCCGCAGGTTCATAGGAGCTTGCTCAAGATCGTGGATTTCTGGATGGATATGGGTGTGGACGGGATGCGACTGGATGCCGTGCCGTACTTATATGAGCGGGAGGGAACCAATTGCGAGAACCTTGCGGAAACGCACGCATTCCTTAAGGAGCTTCGGAGGCATATCGACGGGAAATACAAGGATCGCATGCTGCTTGCAGAGGCCAACCAATGGCCGGAGGATTCGGCGGCATACTTCGGAAATGGAGACGAGTGCCACATGAACTTCCATTTTCCTCTGATGCCGCGGATGTTCATGGCCTTACATTTGGAGGACCGGTTTCCGCTCGTCGATATTCTGGATCAGACACCTGCGATCCCGGAGAATTGTCAGTGGGCCATCTTTTTGCGTAATCATGACGAGCTGACGCTGGAAATGGTAACGGACGAGGATCGGGACTATATGTGGCGCGTATACGCGGAGGATCGGCAGGCGCGGATCAACCTCGGCATACGCCGGAGACTGGCACCGCTGCTTAGGGCGCGACGGAAGATCGAGCTGCTGAACGGGCTGCTGTTCTCGCTTCCGGGCACACCGGTTGTCTACTACGGGGACGAGATCGGCATGGGGGACAACATCTACATGGGCGACCGCGACGGTGTACGAACACCCATGCAGTGGAGCCCGGATCGCAACGCGGGTTTTTCGCGGGCCAATCCTCAGCGGCTATATCTGCCGGTCATAATCGACTCGGAATACCACTACGAAGCGGTGAACGTGGAGACAGCGCTTGGCAATCCATCGTCGCTGTTGTGGTGGATGAAGCGAATGATCACGCTGCGGACGAGACACGCGGCCTTCGGGCGGGGGGCCTTCAAGCTGCTGCGGCCGAACAACAACAAGGTGTTCGCGTTCGTGCGGTCCTACGAGCAGGAGCGGATTCTTGTAGTGGCGAATCTTGCGCGTTTCTGCCAGCACGTGGAGCTGGACTTGGCGGACTACGCGGGGTCGGTTCCGGAGGAGCTCTTTGGACGCACGCCGTTTCCTGCGATTTCGGAGGGACCATACTCGCTCTCGTTGAGCCCACACGCTTTTTTTTGGTTTCAGTTGACGGAGCCGAGCGCTCCGGCCACGGGCGGGGGGGATGTCCCGGAGTTGCGGGATGTGGGGGAGTTGAAAGTGCTTTTGGAGCGGCCGGGGAGGGGAAGGCTGGAAGGGCTGCTCACGCAACATGTGACGCGGCAGCGTTGGTTTAGATCCAAGGCCAGGCGGATACGGAACGTACAGGTGGTTGACGAGGCTGCGGTTGGCAGGGCGAGCTTGCTCGTGCTGCTGCAGGTGGACTTCTATCAGGGGTCGAGCGAGATCTACCTGCTGCCGCTGGGGATATGCAGCGGTGCTGAGGCAGCCGGTGTGCTGAAGGCACATCCGGCGGCGGTGTTGGCCAAGGCGGGCAAGGATGAGGATCTTTCCAACGAAGCTGCCAGCATCGTCTGTGAGGCCAGCCTGATCGAGGACTTTGCACGACAGCTTTTGGCGGTGATGGCGAGCCGCCGGGGCCTGAAGACCGGCAAGGGGCGCTTGGTGGGTTGGGTGCAGCAGGGGACCGAAACCGCGCGCGAAGCAGCTCGAAGTACCCCGCGTTCGATGGGCGTGGAACAGACCAACACCAGTATCGCGTTCGGTGAAGTTGCGATCCTGAAGCTCCAGCGCCTGATCGAGCCAGGGGTCAATGCGGACGTGGAAGTCGTCCGTTTTCTCAACGAGAGTACGACGTTTCGGCAGGCACCGGAGGTGCTCGGGACGCTGCAGTACGAAACCCAGAAGAAGGAGCCTGCCCTGGTTGGGGCGCTGCAGAGGTTCATTCCGAACCGCGGTGATGCCTGGACATTCACATTGGAGGTGATCCAACGCTACTACGAGCAGGCGCTGGCACAACCGGTTGATGTCAAAGCGGAGTTCCCGGAGGGTGGATTGGTGAAACGGGCGCTCGAGACGCCGCCCAAAGTGATGGAGGAGACGCTCGGACCGTACGTGCCGCTGGTTCGGCTCCTCGCAGAGCGAACGGCGGAGCTGCATGTGGCGCTTGGCTCGCGGCGCCGTGACCCGAGCTTTGGTCCCGAAGCATTCTCGGAGCTCTACCAGCGTTCGATGTACCAGTCCGCGCGGTCGCGGCTGGCGGCGAGCATGGACTCCCTGCGCTCCAACGTGAACAGTCTTTCGGACGCGGACCGTGACCGTGCCAACGGATTGTTGAGTCGGAGCGATGCCATCGACCACAAGTTGCGCGCGATCGCAGCCGGCAGGATCGCAGCCCAGCGAATTCGTTGCCACGGCGATTATCACCTGGGGCAGGTGCTTTACACCGGTAAGGACTTCGTGATCATCGACTTCGAAGGGGAGCCAGCGCGGTCGATCACCGAGCGTCGCTTCAAGCGTTCGGCCCTGCGCGATGTTGCGGGTATGATTCGGTCGTTTCACTACGCCGCGGAAACCGCGTTACGGGAGTGTCAAGAAACGGAAACCGAGATGCAGCGGCTGGGTGCCTGGAGTCGGGCCTGGGCGGAGTGGGTGAGCGCGCTATTTCTCGGCACGTATCTCGATCGCGCCAAAGCAAGCCCTGGCGTCCCGGCTCGCGAGGAGGACACTGGCAGGTTGCTGGAGTTCTACTTGCTCGAGAAGTGCATCTACGAGCTTGGCTACGAGTTGAACCATAGGCCGGACTGGGTGTGCATTCCGCTGTCCGGGCTGGAGCAGCTTCTGGCGCAGGGCGCGGTGCAGGGATGA